From the genome of Nicotiana sylvestris chromosome 2, ASM39365v2, whole genome shotgun sequence, one region includes:
- the LOC104232905 gene encoding LOB domain-containing protein 12 yields MGGGTSPCASCKLLRRRCAKDCIFAPYFPPDDPHKFAIVHKVFGASNISKMIQELPVQQRADAVNSLVYEANARMRDPVYGCVGAISYLQNQVSQLEMQLAMAQTEILCIQMQQESAPNLPAIQMEQYDGSTPQALSFGSPNYLVAEQEFRRCGF; encoded by the exons ATGGGAGGAGGAACTTCTCCTTGTGCTTCCTGCAAATTATTAAGGCGTCGTTGTGCCAAAGACTGCATATTTGCTCCTTACTTCCCTCCAGATGACCCTCACAAGTTTGCCATTGTTCATAAGGTTTTTGGTGCTAGCAATATTAGCAAGATGATACag GAACTTCCAGTACAGCAAAGAGCAGATGCAGTAAACAGTTTAGTGTATGAAGCAAATGCAAGAATGAGAGATCCTGTTTATGGTTGTGTTGGTGCCATCTCTTATTTACAAAATCAGGTTTCACAGTTAGAAATGCAACTGGCTATGGCCCAAACAGAGATATTATGCATCCAAATGCAGCAAGAATCTGCTCCTAATTTGCCTGCAATTCAAATGGAACAATATGATGGTTCAACTCCTCAAGCACTGAGTTTTGGCAGCCCTAATTACTTAGTGGCGGAACAAGAATTTAGACGTTGTGGGTTCTGA